The following are encoded together in the Oreochromis niloticus isolate F11D_XX linkage group LG12, O_niloticus_UMD_NMBU, whole genome shotgun sequence genome:
- the ier3 gene encoding radiation-inducible immediate-early gene IEX-1 yields MYTRSNSTTLTVEPERFASCRMTSRSTEPEVFTFERISAQATAVRSYVPIRPKKRCTRVMYPAKVRMHLPPPEKSQAKRWLVILCLVVLWQIYTEDPCTETALGNTESAIGDYQGFSFQSAEEQARQLSDLCAKPELMSATPSSCEDGGSSNEQIIPKPTCSQPGQETDTSRSFEQSAGKSMVALLVYHRLGSDN; encoded by the coding sequence ATGTACACACGGTCAAACAGCACGACTCTGACTGTTGAGCCGGAGAGATTCGCCTCATGCAGGATGACGAGCCGAAGCACGGAGCCGGAGGTTTTTACCTTCGAGCGGATATCGGCTCAGGCAACCGCCGTGCGCTCCTACGTGCCCATCCGGCCGAAGAAGCGCTGCACCCGGGTTATGTACCCCGCTAAAGTCCGCATGCACCTTCCTCCTCCAGAGAAAAGCCAGGCCAAGCGCTGGCTGGTCATCCTGTGCCTTGTGGTGCTGTGGCAGATCTACACCGAAGATCCTTGCACAGAGACGGCGCTGGGAAACACGGAGAGCGCGATCGGCGACTACCAGGGTTTCTCCTTCCAGTCAGCGGAGGAGCAGGCTCGCCAGCTCTCAGACCTGTGCGCCAAACCCGAACTGATGTCAGCCACACCGAGCAGCTGTGAGGACGGCGGATCATCCAATGAGCAGATAATCCCGAAGCCCACCTGCTCCCAGCCCGGCCAAGAGACAGACACCAGCCGGTCCTTCGAGCAGAGCGCCGGGAAAAGCATGGTGGCACTGCTGGTCTACCACAGGCTGGGCAGCGACAACTAA